Proteins from a single region of Longimicrobium sp.:
- a CDS encoding CbbQ/NirQ/NorQ/GpvN family protein, with product MTQQIDITRGRATAARTQESAEGVRMPGAEEPYYVPAGREIEVFAACHGRGLPVMLKGPTGCGKTRFVEHMAWRLKRPLVTIACHDDLSASDLTGRYLIRGGETVWADGPLTTAVRLGAICYLDEVVEARQDTVVVIHPLTDDRRLLPIDKTGELIEAAPGFQLVISYNPGYQHALKDLKPSTRQRFVSLEFDFPPPAAETTIVAHESGVDEATAARLVRLAARVRNLRDQGLAEAPSTRLLVSTARLIAGGIPADEACRAGLVAPLTDDPDLLAAISDLIAATL from the coding sequence GACATCACCCGCGGCCGCGCGACGGCGGCGCGGACGCAGGAATCGGCGGAGGGCGTGCGCATGCCGGGCGCGGAGGAGCCGTACTACGTGCCCGCCGGGCGCGAGATCGAGGTGTTCGCCGCCTGCCACGGGCGCGGGCTGCCGGTGATGCTGAAGGGGCCCACGGGGTGCGGAAAGACGCGCTTCGTGGAGCACATGGCGTGGCGGCTGAAGCGCCCGCTGGTGACCATCGCCTGCCACGACGACCTGTCGGCGAGCGACCTCACCGGGCGCTACCTGATCCGCGGCGGCGAGACGGTGTGGGCCGACGGGCCGCTGACCACGGCGGTGCGGCTGGGCGCCATCTGCTACCTGGACGAAGTCGTGGAGGCGCGGCAGGACACCGTCGTCGTCATCCACCCCCTCACCGACGACCGTCGGCTGCTGCCCATCGACAAGACGGGCGAGCTGATCGAGGCGGCGCCGGGCTTCCAGCTCGTCATCTCCTACAACCCCGGCTACCAGCACGCGCTCAAGGACCTGAAGCCCAGCACCCGCCAGCGCTTCGTCTCGCTCGAGTTCGACTTTCCCCCGCCTGCCGCGGAAACCACGATCGTCGCGCACGAGAGCGGGGTGGACGAGGCGACGGCGGCGCGGCTCGTCCGCCTGGCCGCGCGCGTGCGCAACCTGCGCGACCAGGGGCTGGCCGAGGCGCCCAGCACGCGGCTGCTCGTCTCCACCGCGCGGCTGATCGCGGGCGGCATCCCCGCCGACGAGGCGTGCCGGGCGGGACTGGTGGCGCCGCTCACCGACGACCCCGACCTGCTCGCGGCCATCTCCGACCTCATCGCCGCAACGCTTTGA
- a CDS encoding VWA domain-containing protein: MGLLARLRGARRAPEPDAPPPVALEDVRRRLELLLAALYDRPITVAAAEAPRAPGRLRRLFLRTPAHLQPTEPLPASDGERVFLPPRLPSGEGDAVARYRLMAVEQAERLARGTAAALSGDEPPLVRDLYLLAEGAAVEDAIARTAPGLAPAQAAERAAALARRPEMDVLTPAEREVEQLVRGVLAGEAADLPAAAEPADSLAWARATAARLASAGARYRGVPPVAAWGTVVAAPSASSSARRPRLNQDIHRSRTTRTRSARFAPPLRYAASPGDDRSETSINAADAASPTNIADPRGGSVTSGGGDADAEREPPDMTGTSSPEAAGRTAAPASPLEIPPPAAIPYPEWDADAGGYRRPGAFVRVAGTVPGDGEWSAQVLRTHAATVRRLREQFERLRARRLRLTAQRDGDELDLAACVRALVDLRTGHTVSDRLYAAVRPARRELSILLLVDISGSTSEWVNGIPIIDIEKRALLLASEAFDALGDRYAVLTFSGKGAANVRMRVVKGFGERNGDEVRARVAGLRPEGYTRMGAAIRHAADVLARQGARHRLLLILSDGKPNDDDHYQGSFAVEDTRQAVAEARALGVFPFCLTVDQKAAAYLPRIFGPAGHVILHHPEHLPLALLKVVRGLLRG; encoded by the coding sequence ATGGGTCTCCTCGCCCGCCTCCGCGGCGCCCGGCGCGCGCCGGAGCCCGACGCCCCGCCGCCCGTGGCGCTGGAGGACGTGCGCCGGCGGCTGGAGCTGCTCCTGGCCGCCCTCTACGATCGCCCCATCACCGTCGCCGCGGCGGAGGCGCCGCGCGCGCCGGGGCGCCTGCGCCGCCTCTTCCTCCGCACCCCCGCGCATCTCCAACCCACCGAGCCGCTCCCCGCCAGCGACGGCGAGCGCGTCTTCCTCCCCCCGCGCCTCCCGTCGGGCGAGGGAGACGCGGTCGCGCGCTACCGGCTGATGGCGGTGGAGCAGGCGGAGCGGCTGGCGCGCGGGACGGCGGCGGCGCTTTCGGGAGATGAGCCGCCGCTCGTCCGCGACCTCTATCTCCTCGCGGAGGGCGCGGCGGTGGAGGATGCGATCGCGCGGACGGCGCCGGGACTCGCACCCGCGCAGGCGGCGGAGCGCGCGGCCGCCCTCGCGCGACGCCCGGAGATGGACGTGCTCACGCCCGCCGAGCGCGAGGTGGAGCAGCTGGTCCGCGGCGTCCTCGCCGGCGAGGCGGCCGATCTCCCCGCCGCCGCCGAGCCCGCGGACTCGCTCGCCTGGGCGCGCGCGACGGCGGCGCGGCTGGCCTCCGCCGGCGCGCGCTACCGCGGCGTACCGCCCGTCGCCGCGTGGGGGACGGTGGTCGCGGCGCCCTCCGCGTCGTCGTCGGCGCGTCGGCCTCGCCTCAACCAGGACATCCACCGCTCCCGCACCACGCGCACGCGTTCGGCGCGGTTCGCCCCGCCCCTGCGGTACGCCGCGTCGCCCGGCGACGACCGGTCGGAGACGTCGATCAATGCCGCGGACGCCGCCAGCCCGACGAACATCGCCGATCCACGCGGCGGCTCCGTCACTTCCGGCGGGGGCGATGCGGACGCGGAGAGAGAGCCGCCGGACATGACGGGCACGTCATCTCCCGAAGCCGCCGGGAGGACGGCGGCGCCCGCGTCACCGCTCGAAATCCCCCCTCCCGCCGCGATCCCCTACCCCGAGTGGGACGCGGACGCAGGCGGCTACCGGCGCCCGGGCGCGTTCGTCCGCGTGGCCGGCACGGTGCCGGGCGACGGCGAGTGGTCGGCGCAGGTGCTGCGGACGCACGCCGCAACGGTGCGCCGCCTGCGCGAGCAGTTCGAGCGGCTGCGCGCGCGCAGGCTCCGCCTCACCGCCCAGCGCGACGGCGACGAGCTGGACCTGGCCGCCTGCGTCCGCGCGCTCGTCGACCTCCGCACCGGGCACACGGTGAGCGACCGCCTGTACGCCGCCGTCCGTCCCGCGCGCCGCGAGCTCTCCATCCTCCTGCTGGTGGACATCAGCGGCAGCACGTCGGAGTGGGTGAACGGCATCCCCATCATCGACATCGAGAAGCGGGCGCTGCTGCTGGCCAGCGAGGCGTTCGACGCGCTGGGCGACCGCTACGCCGTGCTCACCTTCTCCGGCAAGGGCGCGGCGAACGTCAGGATGCGCGTGGTGAAGGGCTTCGGCGAGCGTAACGGAGACGAGGTGCGCGCGCGGGTGGCCGGGCTGCGGCCGGAGGGATACACGCGGATGGGCGCCGCCATCCGCCACGCCGCGGACGTGCTGGCGCGGCAGGGCGCGCGCCACCGGCTGCTGCTGATCCTGTCCGACGGCAAGCCCAACGACGACGACCACTACCAGGGCTCCTTCGCCGTCGAGGACACGCGCCAAGCCGTGGCCGAGGCGCGCGCGCTGGGCGTCTTCCCCTTCTGCCTGACGGTGGACCAGAAGGCGGCGGCCTACCTCCCGCGCATCTTCGGCCCCGCGGGCCACGTGATCCTCCACCACCCCGAGCACCTGCCGCTGGCGCTGCTCAAGGTCGTGCGGGGATTGCTGCGGGGGTGA